In one Lolium rigidum isolate FL_2022 chromosome 3, APGP_CSIRO_Lrig_0.1, whole genome shotgun sequence genomic region, the following are encoded:
- the LOC124701582 gene encoding serine carboxypeptidase-like 51 produces MDLQRSALFLALSFLLLHGAQQGAAATSSGDANEQWGYVPVRQQKAHVFWWFYKSPQRVSSLVKPWPTILWLQGGPGGSAVGRGNFLEIGPLDANLKQRNSTWLQKADLIFVDLPVGVGYSYTEDPSVIATTDSQVAADAIELVSALTKKIPTLQSSPLFLVGESYGGKLAAIIGISMSRAIHSGILQLTLGGVVLGDSWISPDDFALSYAQLLHSMSRLTDNAVAPATEMAAKLKEEMALGQFATARKIWIDLLDLIDSETDSVNMENLLLESNMNSLLAQSAPNTIDDIMNGAIKRKLKIIPKDLIWQQVSIPVYKAMANTFMKPAINEVDELLSQGVDVTIYNGQLDVICSTIGVEGWVKKLKWDGLKSFLNLSRQPWNCDSSGHCSGPIKAYVRSFKNLHFYWILGAGHAVPIDQPDTALKMIGNITHSSRK; encoded by the exons ATGGACTTGCAGCGTTCTGCTCTGTTCCTTGCCCTGTCCTTCCTCCTTCTTCACGGTGCGCAACAAGGAGCTGCCGCCACTAGCTCCGGCGATGCTAACGAGCAGTGGGGCTACGTGCCGGTACGACAGCAGA AGGCCCACGTGTTTTGGTGGTTTTACAAGAGCCCGCAAAGGGTCTCGTCGCTGGTGAAGCCATGGCCGACCATCCTGTGGCTGCAGGGTGGCCCG GGAGGGTCAGCTGTCGGGCGTGGCAACTTCCTAGAGATCGGGCCGCTAGACGCCAACCTGAAGCAACGCAACTCAACATGGCTGCAGAAGGCCGATCTCATCTTTGTG GATTTACCGGTGGGCGTTGGGTACAGCTACACGGAAGACCCAAGTGTAATCGCAACGACGGACTCGCAGGTGGCAGCAGATGCCATTGAGCTCGTAAGTGCGCTCACCAAGAAGATACCTACCCTGCAGAGCAGCCCGCTGTTCCTGGTCGGCGAGTCCTATGGTGGCAAGCTTGCTgccatcatcggtatctccatgtcAAGGGCCATCCACAGTGGCATTCTTCAGCTCACACTTGGCGGTGTTGTCCTCGGTGACAGCTGGATCTCGCCAGATGATTTTGCG CTCTCGTATGCGCAGTTGCTGCACAGCATGTCAAGGTTAACTGACAATGCAGTAGCACCTGCCACTGA AATGGCAGCAAAGCTAAAGGAGGAGATGGCATTAGGACAGTTTGCCACAGCTCGAAAGATTTGGATCGACTTACTTGATTTAATTGACTCGGAAACTGACAGCGTG AATATGGAAAATTTGTTGCTTGAATCCAACATGAACTCGTTATTGGCTCAGTCAGCTCCCAACACCATCGACGATATCATGAATGGGGCCATTAAAAGAAAGCTCAAGATCATTCCCAAGGATCTCAT TTGGCAGCAGGTCTCAATTCCGGTCTACAAAGCGATGGCTAATACCTTTATGAAACCAGCAATCAATGAG GTTGATGAGCTGCTATCACAAGGTGTGGATGTGACTATATACAACGGACAG TTGGATGTGATCTGCTCGACGATTGGCGTAGAAGGATGGGTGAAAAAGCTAAA ATGGGATGGCCTGAAGAGCTTCCTGAACCTGTCAAGGCAGCCTTGGAACTGCGACTCTTCAGGGCACTGTTCTGGCCCCATCAAGGCGTATGTTAGATCGTTCAAGAATTTGCACTTCTACTGGATCCTTGGAGCTGGACACGCC GTGCCTATTGACCAACCTGACACTGCACTAAAGATGATTGGTAACATAACTCATTCATCACGCAAGTAG